A window of the Dermacentor variabilis isolate Ectoservices unplaced genomic scaffold, ASM5094787v1 scaffold_12, whole genome shotgun sequence genome harbors these coding sequences:
- the LOC142565993 gene encoding uncharacterized protein LOC142565993, protein MMACPKVILAKSTAAVGGLPAGGPLGQPAAMALHTSAFCPINNVDLNRVVAPPLTNYTMSYVQPTLFSSTPSYPSKYDVFQVPGGTLVVPRSADLTSYLAPPPPPQQLFYSPLSLQPQHSHYAFLSNTAVQAPPLVPFSLQPPEQTTFPSFVNNAFVSNPNYASPPEPLPSYGSAHSSDLFLSSGTQFLQQPETFPKVYPLLETKQDPPEPTSYAAPTTTPFESFHGDTCTSPAPFSTSGPYTSPKSLPFPKTGLPAPRPILACPRAKEVATPVAPVPSLPATGLLSPPCPRPLQRTFEPDASFSLGTLRAEPELPLCHGEETRLCFGSPPLSASSLSSLDNASTADTARVTLTDSSSTNEFPPVEVSLPDDPVPPFPPTPPAPVPVPAPMPTPPPSTPQLQELAIEKVHDVYAFETNSDEESGVPKFKFQKRHEVAKYCYGGSARTQPFRRRSSYDMFDFLSSVHRKAPTPETHCKDEETDECVQRRRSIQDKELATIISFHCLKDSAKATVGVYRSLIHGRGLYSKRDIDAGEMVIEYAGQVIRSVLTDKRERLYESRGIGCYMFRIDEDQVVDATTHGNAARFINHSCDPNCYSKVIAVFGQKHIIIYALRKIHKGEELTYDYKFPKEDVKIPCSCGARRCRKFLN, encoded by the coding sequence ATGATGGCTTGTCCGAAAGTGATCCTGGCCAAAAGCACTGCGGCCGTCGGGGGCCTGCCTGCAGGCGGGCCGCTGGGGCAGCCGGCGGCTATGGCCTTGCACACGTCTGCCTTCTGCCCCATCAACAACGTCGACTTAAACAGAGTGGTTGCGCCGCCTCTGACCAACTACACCATGTCCTACGTGCAGCCTACTCTGTTCAGCAGTACTCCGAGCTATCCGAGCAAGTACGACGTGTTCCAAGTCCCAGGAGGTACACTCGTGGTCCCACGAAGTGCAGATCTCACGAGCTACTTGGCGCCGCCGCCTCCGCCACAGCAGCTCTTCTACTCGCCGCTGTCCCTGCAACCGCAACATTCGCACTATGCATTTTTGAGCAACACGGCTGTGCAGGCGCCGCCGTTGGTGCCCTTCAGCTTGCAGCCGCCCGAACAAACAACATTCCCTTCGTTTGTGAACAACGCTTTTGTGTCTAATCCGAACTACGCAAGTCCACCGGAGCCGCTCCCATCATACGGCTCGGCGCATTCTAGTGATCTTTTTCTTTCGAGTGGCACACAGTTTCTACAGCAGCCAGAAACATTTCCCAAAGTCTACCCACTGCTGGAAACCAAGCAGGACCCACCTGAGCCAACCAGCTATGCAGCACCAACAACAACGCCTTTTGAGAGCTTCCACGGGGATACCTGCACAAGCCCGGCGCCGTTCTCAACCAGCGGACCGTACACGAGCCCAAAGTCACTGCCGTTCCCCAAGACGGGCCTTCCTGCACCCCGACCTATCTTGGCATGCCCACGTGCCAAGGAGGTTGCTACCCCGGTCGCCCCTGTGCCATCGCTACCGGCAACGGGGCTACTTTCGCCACCATGCCCGAGGCCCCTGCAGAGAACGTTTGAGCCTGATGCCAGTTTCTCGCTGGGTACTCTAAGAGCAGAGCCCGAACTACCGCTCTGCCACGGTGAGGAGACGCGACTTTGTTTCGGTTCTCCGCCATTGTCTGCTTCCTCTCTGTCCAGCTTGGATAATGCCAGCACTGCGGATACTGCCCGGGTCACACTCACCGACTCATCCAGCACCAATGAGTTTCCCCCAGTGGAGGTTAGTTTACCAGATGATCCTGTGCCCCCCTTCCCGCCTACACCTCCAGCCCCAGTGCCAGTGCCAGCGCCAATGCCTACACCACCTCCATCGACACCACAGCTGCAAGAACTTGCCATCGAAAAAGTGCATGATGTCTATGCTTTTGAAACTAATTCGGATGAAGAGAGTGGAGTACCCAAGTTCAAGTTTCAAAAGAGGCACGAGGTGGCAAAATACTGTTATGGGGGCAGTGCTCGCACACAACCTTTCAGACGCCGAAGCAGTTATGACATGTTTGACTTTTTGTCATCAGTGCATCGCAAGGCACCAACGCCAGAGACTCATTGCAAGGATGAAGAGACCGATGAGTGTGTTCAGCGACGTCGTAGCATCCAGGATAAGGAACTAGCCACAATAATCAGCTTCCACTGCCTTAAGGACAGTGCCAAGGCCACAGTGGGTGTTTACCGTTCATTAATCCATGGACGAGGGCTTTACTCCAAACGGGACATAGATGCTGGAGAAATGGTGATTGAATATGCAGGACAAGTGATCAGGTCAGTGTTGACAGACAAACGGGAACGGCTATATGAGAGCAGAGGCATTGGCTGTTACATGTTTCGCATTGATGAGGACCAAGTAGTGGATGCCACAACCCATGGTAATGCTGCCCGTTTCATTAATCACTCCTGTGACCCCAACTGTTACTCCAAAGTGATTGCAGTGTTTGGTCAAAAGCACATCATCATATATGCACTCAGAAAAATTCACAAGGGTGAGGAACTGACTTATGACTACAAATTTCCAAAGGAAGATGTCAAGATTCCCTGTTCATGTGGTGCCCGCCGTTGCCGCAAGTTCCTCAACTGA
- the LOC142565994 gene encoding DENN domain-containing protein 10-like isoform X1, producing the protein MAAVDDLKGVGVIEKDTNNDVLWTWSYPSFTSEDRSLLLAKCDLENDNMSSERPVWFRYCHHHKDWFYMYQTEVFDSDKLSRVKLFVLVLHTKDFSPEKYETLSRILSKVYCKTGDPTALLRLFLSVSVKGSCTTEENGTFLLSNFDRKRSLTQVPIKDIIKMFGLETIIIYTAIILKKRVIVYHHKLNILLNYVRALTALSTHKPQWEYFFPFMELSPTEVTELSEMPHYLAGFRDASVEGRLELYDVFVNLAAIEITVAPHSKEAFQMSKMHKEIAMFMVRQADNDNLSDQDVVQDIAAKTEELLLNMKSAMAPGTSGKSVVSFAKLQGLKLAPALENFYWNLAVAEGLVDA; encoded by the exons ATGGCTGCTGTTGACGATTTGAAAGGAGTCGGCGTGATCG aGAAAGACACCAACAACGATGTGCTGTGGACGTGGTCGTACCCGTCTTTTACGTCAGAAGATCGTTCCCTCCTCCTGGCAAAATGTGACTTGGAAAATGATAACATGTCAAGTGAACGGCCTGTGTGGTTCCGCTACTGTCACCATCACAAGGATTGGTTCTACATGTACCAGACAGAAGTTTTTGACAGCGACAAACTAAGTCGA GTTAAACTCTTCGTCCTCGTGCTGCACACCAAGGACTTCAGCCCCGAGAAGTACGAGACGCTATCGAGAATACTTAGCAAAGTGTATTGCAAGACTGGAGACCCCACAGCACTGCTGCGGCTTTTTTTGTCTGTGTCCGTCAAGGGGTCATGCACAACCGAAGAAAATGGAACGTTTCTGTTGAGCAACTTCGATCGGAAACGCAGCCTTACGCAGGTGCCCATCAAAG ATATCATAAAAATGTTCGGTCTGGAGACGATAATCATCTACACTGCAATCATCTTGAAAAAGAGGGTGATTGTCTACCATCATAAACTGAACATTCTGCTCAACTATGTCAG GGCCTTGACTGCTTTGAGCACACACAAACCGCAGTGGGAGTACTTCTTTCCTTTTATGGAGCTGAGTCCTACTGAAGTGACTGAGCTTTCAGAGATGCCACATTACTTGGCAGGATTCCGTGATGCCAGTGTTGAAGGCCGTTTAGAACTGTATGATGTCTTCGTCAACTTGGCTGCGATTGAAATCACTGTGGCACCACATTCAAAAG AGGCCTTCCAGATGAGCAAGATGCACAAGGAAATTGCTATGTTCATGGTGCGACAGGCAGATAATGACAATTTATCTGACCAAGATGTCGTGCAG GACATTGCAGCAAAGACAGAGGAATTGTTGCTCAACATGAAGAGTGCCATGGCTCCTGGTACAAGCGGCAAGTCAGTGGTCAGCTTCGCAAAGCTGCAGGGACTCAAGCTAGCGCCTGCACTTGAAAATTTTTATTGGAACTTGGCAGTAGCTGAAGGACTGGTGGATGCGTAG
- the LOC142565994 gene encoding DENN domain-containing protein 10-like isoform X2: MSSERPVWFRYCHHHKDWFYMYQTEVFDSDKLSRVKLFVLVLHTKDFSPEKYETLSRILSKVYCKTGDPTALLRLFLSVSVKGSCTTEENGTFLLSNFDRKRSLTQVPIKDIIKMFGLETIIIYTAIILKKRVIVYHHKLNILLNYVRALTALSTHKPQWEYFFPFMELSPTEVTELSEMPHYLAGFRDASVEGRLELYDVFVNLAAIEITVAPHSKEAFQMSKMHKEIAMFMVRQADNDNLSDQDVVQDIAAKTEELLLNMKSAMAPGTSGKSVVSFAKLQGLKLAPALENFYWNLAVAEGLVDA, encoded by the exons ATGTCAAGTGAACGGCCTGTGTGGTTCCGCTACTGTCACCATCACAAGGATTGGTTCTACATGTACCAGACAGAAGTTTTTGACAGCGACAAACTAAGTCGA GTTAAACTCTTCGTCCTCGTGCTGCACACCAAGGACTTCAGCCCCGAGAAGTACGAGACGCTATCGAGAATACTTAGCAAAGTGTATTGCAAGACTGGAGACCCCACAGCACTGCTGCGGCTTTTTTTGTCTGTGTCCGTCAAGGGGTCATGCACAACCGAAGAAAATGGAACGTTTCTGTTGAGCAACTTCGATCGGAAACGCAGCCTTACGCAGGTGCCCATCAAAG ATATCATAAAAATGTTCGGTCTGGAGACGATAATCATCTACACTGCAATCATCTTGAAAAAGAGGGTGATTGTCTACCATCATAAACTGAACATTCTGCTCAACTATGTCAG GGCCTTGACTGCTTTGAGCACACACAAACCGCAGTGGGAGTACTTCTTTCCTTTTATGGAGCTGAGTCCTACTGAAGTGACTGAGCTTTCAGAGATGCCACATTACTTGGCAGGATTCCGTGATGCCAGTGTTGAAGGCCGTTTAGAACTGTATGATGTCTTCGTCAACTTGGCTGCGATTGAAATCACTGTGGCACCACATTCAAAAG AGGCCTTCCAGATGAGCAAGATGCACAAGGAAATTGCTATGTTCATGGTGCGACAGGCAGATAATGACAATTTATCTGACCAAGATGTCGTGCAG GACATTGCAGCAAAGACAGAGGAATTGTTGCTCAACATGAAGAGTGCCATGGCTCCTGGTACAAGCGGCAAGTCAGTGGTCAGCTTCGCAAAGCTGCAGGGACTCAAGCTAGCGCCTGCACTTGAAAATTTTTATTGGAACTTGGCAGTAGCTGAAGGACTGGTGGATGCGTAG